A single region of the Nitrospinota bacterium genome encodes:
- a CDS encoding nucleotide exchange factor GrpE has protein sequence MTKKGKTAKHETATDEKKQGEKTATADKETEELMDAGDKAPAQPEPSKEEILEAEVASLKDQLLRSMAEMENSRKRLEKQKHDALKYASLPLMRDLLLVMDNLELALKYADQKDPLRDGVNMALDGMKKTLEQHHLKPIKTSGEKFDPVYHEAVSIHQNPDVEDNVIIEEQRVGYLLHDRVVRPSGVVVNRKPEKAAEPEPKEGQQ, from the coding sequence GTGACGAAAAAGGGTAAAACTGCAAAGCATGAAACCGCAACTGACGAAAAGAAGCAGGGCGAAAAAACTGCAACTGCCGACAAGGAGACGGAAGAATTAATGGATGCTGGCGATAAAGCTCCCGCCCAGCCCGAACCTTCCAAAGAAGAAATACTTGAGGCCGAAGTAGCCTCTCTGAAGGATCAGCTTTTAAGAAGCATGGCCGAGATGGAGAACTCGCGCAAGAGGCTGGAGAAGCAGAAGCATGACGCGTTAAAATACGCATCTCTTCCCCTGATGAGGGATCTGCTGCTGGTAATGGACAACCTTGAGCTTGCCCTCAAATACGCCGACCAGAAGGACCCACTGCGCGACGGCGTGAATATGGCGCTTGACGGCATGAAGAAGACCCTCGAACAGCACCATCTGAAACCTATAAAAACCTCCGGGGAAAAATTTGATCCCGTATACCACGAGGCGGTCTCAATTCATCAGAATCCCGATGTGGAGGATAACGTGATAATCGAGGAACAGCGCGTAGGCTATCTCCTCCACGACAGGGTGGTCAGGCCCTCAGGCGTAGTCGTCAACCGCAAGCCGGAAAAGGCCGCCGAACCGGAACCGAAGGAAGGCCAACAGTAA
- the hrcA gene encoding heat-inducible transcriptional repressor HrcA, protein MEDRKMRVLREVVLGHIESSAPIGSRTLSKSALSDLDLSPATIRNVLADLDEEGFLIKQHSSSGRIPTEKGYRFFVEELMPAKPLPESQKKLINDTIASSAESGENSFEKVTKILNTFSHQASLMLLPSVTDSPIEKFHFLKINRNLIQAVLVTPHSRTQNILFSIEEEWNESELTELSNFLNLGYSGLTLRQIRNRLRESVTHHENRYKRLQETALAFHEKMLELIPAPEITLEGTADLLDAPEFEKNRKMLKQVLKTLSDRKRLLEIIEKCIENRKVHASLGSDFTSDEFNGCSLVTSSFVDMDGLQGTVGVMGPIRMDYPYIFGLLEHLSSEINRRFSSK, encoded by the coding sequence ATGGAAGACAGAAAGATGCGGGTACTGCGGGAAGTGGTGCTCGGGCATATAGAGAGTTCGGCGCCGATAGGCTCACGCACACTTTCTAAAAGCGCCCTCTCCGATCTCGATCTTAGCCCAGCAACGATCCGAAACGTCCTCGCCGATCTCGACGAGGAGGGATTCCTGATAAAACAGCACTCTTCATCCGGCAGGATACCTACGGAGAAGGGGTACCGTTTCTTCGTGGAAGAGCTTATGCCGGCAAAACCGCTCCCTGAAAGCCAGAAGAAACTTATCAACGATACCATTGCAAGCTCGGCTGAATCGGGCGAGAACAGTTTCGAAAAGGTGACAAAGATATTGAACACCTTTTCCCATCAGGCAAGCCTGATGCTCCTCCCCTCGGTAACCGATTCTCCCATCGAGAAATTCCATTTTCTGAAAATAAACAGGAACCTCATCCAGGCGGTGCTTGTCACTCCGCACTCAAGAACGCAGAACATCCTCTTTTCCATCGAGGAGGAGTGGAACGAAAGCGAGCTGACGGAACTTTCCAACTTCCTTAACCTCGGATACAGCGGGCTGACGCTGAGGCAGATAAGGAACAGGCTGAGGGAATCGGTGACGCACCACGAGAACAGGTACAAACGGCTCCAGGAAACCGCGCTTGCGTTCCATGAAAAGATGCTGGAACTGATCCCGGCGCCGGAAATAACGCTGGAGGGGACCGCCGACCTCCTTGATGCTCCCGAATTCGAAAAGAACAGAAAGATGCTGAAGCAGGTATTAAAGACGCTTTCGGACAGGAAAAGGCTCCTTGAGATAATCGAAAAATGCATTGAGAACAGAAAAGTACACGCAAGCCTCGGCTCGGATTTTACTTCGGACGAATTCAACGGATGCTCCCTTGTTACGTCATCCTTCGTGGACATGGACGGATTGCAGGGGACCGTAGGGGTAATGGGTCCCATCAGAATGGATTATCCGTACATTTTCGGCCTGCTTGAACATTTATCATCGGAAATAAACAGGAGGTTTTCTTCAAAGTGA
- a CDS encoding amidohydrolase family protein: MATLLKAGIIYPVTSHPIENGYILVDKGKVAGFGPINTATERVDNIIDLSSHIVLPGFVNAHCHLQLSGMRGRKYPGSFSKWIPGVIRYNMETPQDLREASMKEAIEEMQGSGISAVGDIASSGDFVSPLAGSRLKGITFLEPLAPHEKDAEEALQKTRATAEELARRGIDVGIAPHSAYNVSPKLLKLLKMLAEELSIPFSIHLAETLDEDEFIWHGSGELAGLLEERGFLPDGFRGYGKSPVAHLHSLGILENTLAVHLNEIDENDIKLLASANAVPVFCPGSSVWFGRGNVMPLKKLLDYGLKPALGTDSLASNSSLSMLNELRMGAAYFPSLPRERLIEMATVNGARALDLNSGSIEKGRDADLIAFKMKDGLKEPLDAVFKAKKADFVMLGAKN, translated from the coding sequence GTGGCGACCCTTCTAAAAGCCGGTATCATTTATCCGGTCACCTCACACCCTATCGAAAACGGCTACATCCTCGTCGACAAGGGGAAAGTTGCCGGTTTCGGCCCGATCAACACCGCTACGGAAAGGGTCGACAACATCATCGACCTTTCATCGCATATAGTCCTCCCCGGATTCGTCAACGCGCACTGCCACCTCCAGCTTTCCGGCATGAGAGGGAGAAAGTATCCCGGCTCGTTCTCCAAATGGATACCCGGAGTGATAAGGTACAACATGGAGACGCCGCAGGATCTCCGGGAAGCATCCATGAAAGAGGCGATAGAAGAGATGCAGGGCTCCGGGATCTCCGCAGTAGGGGACATCGCGAGTTCCGGCGATTTCGTTTCACCACTCGCCGGTTCACGCCTGAAAGGGATAACTTTCCTTGAGCCGCTCGCTCCGCACGAAAAGGACGCCGAGGAGGCTCTCCAAAAGACAAGGGCAACCGCAGAGGAGCTTGCCCGAAGAGGGATTGACGTCGGCATCGCCCCGCACTCCGCGTACAATGTTTCGCCGAAACTCCTTAAACTTCTAAAAATGCTGGCGGAGGAACTCTCCATCCCCTTCTCCATTCATCTGGCAGAGACGCTTGATGAAGATGAGTTCATCTGGCACGGTTCCGGCGAACTCGCCGGGCTCCTTGAAGAGAGAGGTTTTTTACCCGACGGATTCAGAGGGTACGGTAAATCGCCGGTTGCGCATTTGCATTCGCTTGGCATTCTGGAGAATACGCTCGCCGTTCACCTCAACGAGATAGACGAGAACGATATAAAGTTGCTCGCGTCCGCGAACGCTGTTCCCGTGTTTTGTCCCGGCTCGTCGGTTTGGTTCGGGCGAGGGAACGTCATGCCGCTTAAAAAACTGCTGGATTACGGGTTGAAGCCCGCGCTCGGCACCGATTCGCTTGCGTCAAACAGCTCGCTATCCATGCTGAATGAACTGCGGATGGGGGCGGCCTATTTTCCATCTCTCCCGCGCGAACGACTGATCGAAATGGCGACTGTCAACGGCGCGCGTGCGCTTGACCTCAATTCCGGCAGCATAGAGAAAGGGAGAGACGCCGACCTTATCGCGTTTAAAATGAAGGACGGCTTGAAAGAGCCGCTTGATGCCGTGTTCAAAGCCAAAAAGGCCGATTTCGTCATGCTTGGCGCAAAGAACTGA
- a CDS encoding Bax inhibitor-1/YccA family protein codes for MQDFRDLNRPRAKAAYAPSSSIAAEQSRFLIRVYNWMAAGLAVTAIVAWYVANTPSIYNAIIGNPILFFGIIIGELGLVFYLASRVMQMSAQRAMNVFIGYAALNGLTFSVIFVAYTQSSITTAFLVTGGMFAAMSFYGATTKKDLTSWGSFLFMGLIGIIIASLVNMFLQSPAVYWITTYAGVLIFTGLIAYDTQSILKMNIIGNEGTQEDTKEAISGALRLYLDFINLFIMLLRLLGERR; via the coding sequence ATGCAGGATTTTCGTGATTTGAACAGACCCAGGGCAAAAGCCGCTTACGCCCCTTCCAGCTCCATCGCGGCGGAACAGTCCAGGTTTCTCATACGCGTTTACAACTGGATGGCGGCCGGACTTGCGGTTACCGCCATTGTGGCATGGTATGTGGCGAACACGCCATCGATTTACAACGCTATTATCGGCAACCCGATCCTCTTTTTCGGCATTATCATCGGCGAGCTCGGTCTCGTTTTCTACCTCGCCTCGCGTGTTATGCAAATGAGCGCGCAGAGGGCGATGAACGTGTTCATCGGCTACGCCGCGCTAAACGGCCTCACCTTCTCGGTGATCTTCGTTGCGTACACGCAGTCGTCGATTACCACCGCGTTCCTCGTGACCGGCGGAATGTTCGCGGCGATGTCCTTCTACGGCGCGACCACTAAAAAGGATCTTACCTCGTGGGGCTCCTTCTTATTCATGGGCCTGATCGGAATAATAATAGCTTCGCTAGTGAACATGTTCCTTCAAAGCCCTGCCGTTTACTGGATAACCACATACGCGGGTGTGCTCATCTTCACCGGCCTCATCGCCTACGACACCCAGTCGATACTGAAGATGAACATAATCGGCAACGAAGGTACACAGGAAGATACCAAGGAGGCGATCTCCGGCGCGCTCAGGCTCTACCTCGACTTCATCAACCTCTTCATAATGTTGCTGAGGCTTCTTGGCGAGAGGCGATAA
- the rplM gene encoding 50S ribosomal protein L13, with product MKTTYFARKEDFPENGKKWRIIDADGIVLGKLAVKVADALRGKDKPTFTHHVDTGDYVIVVNAAKVKLTGAKVDKKIYYHHTGFIGHLRSATASEMLEKHPERVIEAAVSGMLPKNKLRSKFMKKLKVYGGAAHTHEAQKPEKMEIN from the coding sequence ATGAAAACAACGTATTTTGCGCGAAAAGAAGACTTCCCGGAAAACGGGAAAAAGTGGCGGATAATCGATGCCGACGGCATTGTGCTTGGAAAGCTGGCTGTAAAGGTGGCGGACGCATTGAGAGGCAAGGATAAGCCTACATTCACCCACCATGTGGACACAGGCGACTATGTAATAGTCGTAAACGCAGCGAAGGTTAAGCTGACCGGGGCCAAAGTGGACAAGAAGATATACTATCATCACACAGGTTTTATAGGTCATCTCAGGAGCGCGACAGCTTCCGAGATGCTGGAAAAGCACCCTGAAAGGGTGATCGAGGCGGCTGTTTCGGGAATGCTCCCGAAGAACAAGCTTCGCTCGAAGTTTATGAAAAAGCTGAAGGTGTATGGCGGTGCGGCTCATACGCACGAGGCGCAAAAGCCTGAAAAAATGGAGATTAACTGA
- the rpsI gene encoding 30S ribosomal protein S9: MAKGLVDGRAYATGRRKTASCRVWVKPGSGVIKVNRQELGAYFKRPTSEMLVKQPLTIVDGLTKYDVTATVCGSGLNSQAGAVRHGIARALLKLDPGFRLPLKKKGLLTRDPRMKERKKPGQPGARKKYQFSKR, from the coding sequence ATGGCTAAAGGGCTGGTCGACGGAAGGGCATATGCCACTGGGCGGAGAAAGACCGCTTCATGCAGGGTCTGGGTTAAGCCCGGCTCCGGCGTTATCAAGGTAAACAGGCAGGAGCTTGGCGCCTACTTCAAAAGGCCGACCTCCGAGATGCTGGTAAAACAGCCGCTCACGATAGTTGACGGACTGACAAAATACGACGTAACCGCCACCGTATGCGGAAGCGGTCTGAACTCGCAGGCAGGCGCAGTAAGGCACGGTATCGCCCGCGCGCTTCTGAAGCTTGACCCCGGTTTCCGTCTGCCGCTGAAAAAGAAGGGGCTTCTCACAAGGGATCCCCGCATGAAAGAGAGAAAAAAACCGGGACAGCCGGGCGCAAGGAAGAAGTACCAGTTCTCCAAGCGTTAA
- a CDS encoding DMT family transporter has protein sequence MNRLKDLQSSGLALMLLSTFFFGFKPILVRMALDEGVTPEDILILRLMIAVPLFFLTVLLMRKLGDMWMPPVEFILSSIVAVAGMGGAMLFSFYAIKYLGASVSTLVIFVFPAITALLSFVFFGEPVTSRKKLSLLISFLGIILVVIPLSNGNGFGNIAGFDPGKGLFFAMLCALCWASTQVAYQKILEKRSPVTTALMTSVAMLVFFFAMNGMPSTGLTTRAWTAVILLGTVSWYVPFFLAMYALKMIGASKAAIVQSTGPGLTVLIAGLMLGEKLVALQFGGMFLLIYAVYMIGSEKSPARADQEPSTVAIRNGGTIEPEPLPVRDE, from the coding sequence GTGAACCGCTTAAAGGATCTACAGAGTTCGGGCCTCGCGTTGATGTTGCTATCGACCTTCTTTTTCGGCTTCAAGCCGATTCTGGTAAGGATGGCGCTCGACGAAGGGGTAACGCCGGAAGATATTCTGATACTCCGCCTGATGATAGCCGTGCCGCTTTTCTTCCTGACCGTTCTGCTGATGCGAAAACTTGGCGATATGTGGATGCCGCCGGTTGAGTTTATTCTTTCATCAATCGTCGCCGTTGCCGGTATGGGGGGAGCGATGCTCTTCTCCTTCTACGCCATCAAGTACCTCGGCGCTTCGGTATCGACGCTGGTGATTTTCGTCTTTCCGGCGATTACGGCCCTTCTGTCGTTCGTCTTTTTCGGCGAACCGGTAACGAGCAGGAAGAAGCTTAGCCTCCTCATTTCGTTCCTCGGGATAATCCTTGTCGTTATCCCGCTGTCGAACGGCAACGGATTTGGCAATATCGCCGGATTCGATCCCGGCAAGGGGCTTTTCTTCGCGATGCTCTGCGCCCTCTGCTGGGCGTCGACGCAGGTGGCGTATCAGAAGATATTGGAGAAGAGGTCGCCGGTAACGACCGCGCTGATGACCTCTGTTGCGATGCTGGTTTTCTTTTTCGCCATGAACGGAATGCCGTCTACCGGTCTGACCACCAGGGCGTGGACGGCGGTAATCCTTCTCGGCACTGTAAGCTGGTACGTCCCGTTCTTCCTCGCGATGTACGCGCTAAAGATGATCGGCGCATCGAAGGCGGCGATAGTGCAGAGCACAGGCCCCGGTCTTACGGTTCTGATAGCCGGCCTTATGCTGGGCGAGAAGCTGGTGGCGCTTCAGTTCGGCGGGATGTTCCTCCTTATATACGCGGTGTATATGATAGGGAGCGAGAAGTCGCCAGCGAGGGCCGATCAGGAGCCGTCAACAGTGGCGATCAGGAACGGCGGAACGATAGAGCCGGAGCCTCTCCCCGTGCGCGACGAATAA